In Carya illinoinensis cultivar Pawnee chromosome 9, C.illinoinensisPawnee_v1, whole genome shotgun sequence, the following are encoded in one genomic region:
- the LOC122275546 gene encoding transcription factor MYBC1-like: MREEDSNWFSRWEEELPSPEELMPLSQTLITPDLALAFDIRSPNNSNNNISPIQQHTSPQPQPQPPPSNPLPASATTPPHPNSAEFAADSAELGSGAGGEEPARTLKRPRLVWTPQLHKRFVDAVAHLGIKNAVPKTIMQLMSVDGLTRENVASHLQKYRLYLKRMQGLGGSGGAGGGGGAGGLTASVDPATDHLFASSPVPPHFLHPGRSNSEHFLPFVPVPVAAMQHHHHQQQQIAAVAAHPQLQPQYHRQVGHFGSPPNGQFEHPFLSRQSQSVHRMGAPVHNPVPGYVEDLESANGTGGRKVLTLFPTGDD, from the coding sequence ATGAGGGAAGAGGACTCTAATTGGTTCTCGAGATGGGAAGAAGAGCTCCCATCGCCTGAAGAGCTGATGCCCCTCTCTCAAACCCTAATTACCCCTGATCTTGCTTTGGCTTTTGACATACGTAGTCCCAACAacagcaataataatatttcccCTATCCAACAGCATACCTCCCCCCAACCCCAGCCCCAACCTCCTCCTTCGAATCCTTTGCCCGCTTCAGCCACCACTCCTCCCCACCCAAACTCCGCGGAATTCGCTGCCGATTCTGCCGAGTTGGGTTCCGGGGCCGGTGGGGAGGAGCCTGCCCGTACTCTCAAGCGGCCGCGCCTCGTGTGGACGCCACAGCTACACAAGCGTTTTGTGGACGCTGTGGCTCACTTGGGGATCAAAAATGCTGTACCCAAAACCATAATGCAACTGATGAGTGTGGATGGGCTCACTAGGGAGAACGTCGCCAGCCATTTGCAGAAGTATCGCCTTTATCTCAAGCGAATGCAGGGACTTGGCGGTAGCGGCGGTGCCGGTGGAGGTGGTGGCGCCGGTGGATTGACAGCCAGTGTCGATCCTGCTACTGACCATTTGTTCGCGAGCTCCCCGGTGCCGCCGCATTTCCTGCATCCAGGTCGCTCCAATTCGGAACATTTCTTGCCGTTTGTGCCGGTACCGGTGGCTGCAATGCAGCACCACCATCACCAGCAGCAGCAGATTGCGGCGGTCGCAGCCCACCCACAGCTACAGCCGCAGTATCATAGGCAGGTAGGGCATTTCGGGTCGCCACCGAATGGGCAATTTGAGCATCCATTTCTGAGTAGGCAGTCACAGTCGGTGCATAGGATGGGGGCACCAGTGCACAATCCAGTACCGGGGTATGTGGAGGACTTGGAATCGGCTAATGGGACAGGAGGAAGGAAGGTTCTCACTCTATTTCCAACTGGGGATGATTGA
- the LOC122275545 gene encoding R3H domain-containing protein 1-like codes for MAMDASATNDGVAGLKDKVSMLDPFLVEALQNPRHRLTILRMELDIQRFLSIPDQQQFEFQHFPTSYLRLAAHRVAQHYGLQTMVQDIGVDGQGNRILVRKTGASRHPTVFLSEIPANQPENDKPEKIKIVIRPRPNRASVNGGNDVGIRRNPVRSVEERKEEYDRARARIFCSPSSPDSNDTFSQVPTENICLSRDETEGFRNSVINQENNTEIKDAGTSSRVAIFRDREKDRTDPDYDRSYERYVRNLPSNQNYNLVPFNMQKVQHPFVQYDIGFSQLGQMQRTLSYRPPTSPAMGPFSAMGLNQTSRDATYMQWPSAAMMYAHSYEPFRHAVFQAPLCQQPLTFDYSQNH; via the exons ATGGCCATGGACGCCTCTGCTACCAATGATGGCGTTGCTGGGCTCAAAGATAAGGTGTCAATGTTGGACCCCTTCTTGGTAGAGGCTCTCCAGAACCCTCGTCACCGTCTCACCA TTTTGAGAATGGAACTCGATATCCAGAGGTTTTTGAGCATTCCTGATCAGCAGCAATTTGAGTTCCAACATTTTCCTACTTCCTACCTTCGACTCGCTGCACATCGTGTTGCTCAACACTATGGCCTTCAAACTATGGTTCAGGATATTGGCGTGGATGGTCAGGGAAATAGAATTTTGGTGAGGAAAACAGGAGCAAGTAGACACCCTACTGTGTTTTTATCTGAAATACCTGCAAATCAGCCAGAAAATGATAAACCTGAGAAGATTAAAATTGTCATCAGGCCGAGGCCGAACAGAGCATCTGTAAATGGAGGTAATGATGTTGGTATCAGACGAAATCCTGTGAGAAGTGTGGAGGAGAGGAAGGAGGAGTATGACAGGGCACGGGCTCGCATCTTTTGTAGCCCTAGCAGTCCTGACTCAAATGATACATTTTCTCAGGTCCCAACGGAAAATATTTGTTTGAGCAGGGATGAGACCGAAGGTTTCAGGAACTCTGTGATCAATCAAGAAAATAATACTGAAATCAAGGATGCTGGCACTTCATCTCGAGTTGCCATTTTCAGAGATAGGGAAAAGGATCGTACCGACCCAGATTATGATCGTAGTTATGAGAG GTATGTTAGGAACCTTCCATCCAATCAAAATTATAACTTGGTGCCTTTCAATATGCAAAAGGTACAACACCCATTTGTGCAGTACGACATTGGTTTTTCTCAGTTGGGTCAGATGCAGAGGACGCTCAGCTACAGGCCTCCAACAAGCCCGGCTATGGGCCCTTTTTCTGCCATGGGATTGAATCAGACATCTAGAGATGCTACATACATGCAGTGGCCAAGTGCTGCTATGATGTATGCACATTCGTATGAGCCATTTAGACATGCTGTTTTCCAG GCTCCGCTCTGTCAGCAGCCACTGACCTTTGATTATTCACAGAATCATTAA